One Dethiobacter alkaliphilus AHT 1 genomic window carries:
- a CDS encoding class I fructose-bisphosphate aldolase yields the protein MGVNIADMLGNDAEQLLNHQCSTVSKKMLHLPGPDFVDRVFAATDRPVPVLRSLQEFFNHGRLSGTGYLSILPVDQGIEHSAGASFAPNPAYFDPENIVKLAMEGGCNAVASTLGVLGAVARKYAHKIPFIVKLNHNELLSYPNTHDQVMFADVRQAWELGARGVGATIYFGSAESGRQIQEVSEAFQLAHELGMFTVLWCYLRNPAFKVDGTDYHTAADLTGQANHLGVTLKADIIKQKMPETNGGYPAVSEKAGKEFGKTNKNVYSKLTSENPIDLTRYQVVNCYMGRAGLINSGGPSGDNDLADAVRTAVINKRAGGMGLISGRKAFQRPMAEGVELLQAIQDVYLDRSVTIA from the coding sequence ATGGGTGTGAATATTGCCGATATGTTGGGTAATGATGCAGAGCAGTTGCTAAACCACCAATGCAGCACAGTTTCCAAAAAAATGCTGCATTTGCCGGGTCCGGATTTTGTGGACAGAGTGTTTGCCGCTACCGACCGCCCGGTACCTGTGTTGCGTAGTTTGCAGGAGTTCTTTAATCATGGCCGGCTAAGCGGAACCGGGTATCTTTCTATTTTGCCGGTGGATCAGGGAATTGAGCATTCGGCCGGCGCATCCTTTGCGCCGAATCCGGCGTATTTTGATCCGGAAAATATTGTGAAGCTGGCCATGGAAGGGGGCTGCAACGCGGTAGCCTCAACTCTGGGCGTGTTGGGGGCTGTGGCCAGAAAATATGCCCATAAAATCCCCTTCATCGTGAAACTAAACCATAACGAACTGCTTTCTTACCCCAATACCCACGATCAGGTGATGTTTGCAGATGTGCGGCAGGCCTGGGAACTGGGGGCAAGAGGGGTGGGCGCCACCATCTACTTTGGCTCGGCAGAGTCTGGCCGCCAGATTCAGGAAGTTTCAGAAGCTTTCCAGCTGGCCCATGAGTTGGGGATGTTTACTGTTTTGTGGTGTTACCTGCGCAACCCTGCTTTTAAGGTTGACGGCACAGACTATCATACGGCCGCCGATCTTACCGGCCAGGCTAACCACCTGGGGGTAACATTAAAGGCCGATATTATTAAACAAAAAATGCCGGAAACCAATGGCGGCTATCCGGCGGTGAGCGAAAAAGCAGGCAAAGAATTTGGTAAGACCAATAAAAACGTTTACAGTAAACTGACGTCAGAGAACCCCATTGACCTTACCCGTTATCAGGTGGTAAACTGCTATATGGGCCGAGCCGGATTGATTAATTCCGGTGGGCCTTCCGGAGACAATGATCTGGCGGATGCGGTGCGTACCGCCGTTATCAATAAGCGGGCCGGCGGCATGGGCCTGATTTCCGGGCGAAAAGCATTCCAACGCCCCATGGCAGAAGGGGTAGAACTGCTGCAGGCCATACAGGATGTGTATCTAGACCGCAGTGTGACCATTGCCTAA